A section of the Leptotrichia sp. HSP-342 genome encodes:
- a CDS encoding M13 family metallopeptidase — MKKLLVISLFLASVNLIYAENEANEGKVAPASKTTVQKATENKEETPAPVPQKRPEGFWNFYAKQQAKLVKDNDRAMFEDVSTNVKAQEDFYNYVNENWDKKTQIPSTKPAWGAFYELNEKNQDFLRNLIRELKGKSSLTADEQKVITIYDSYSNMERRNKEGLTPIKNDLEKIDAIKNIDDLKKYNVEVTKTGSSEFYGWGVGTDLNNSKNNAIYLGSAGIGLSREYFQKDTRENRAILEEYTRYVSDMLKYLGESDTLERAKKIVAFEKQIANTLLTNEERHDVKKYNNPVKVTDLGTLSKNVDLAEYLKQLNVNTDKVIITELNYYKNLDRFVNDANIGVIKDYMKYNLISSATGVLNDELGKRSFEFFGRHLNGQKEREILEKRALNFTNGSLGEIIGKIYVQRNFSSEAKKNTLQMVDYIKKAMKNRIEKLDWMSAATKKKALEKLSKITVKIGYPDKWRDFSKMTISSNDSLYDQMKKISEWEYNEDMKKVGKPVDKTEWHMSPHTINAYYSPTSNEIVFPAGILQFPFYDYGKSEMASNFGGIGTVIGHELTHAFDVSGASYDGDGNVRNWWTEEDKMKFDAATKKLEDQFSRYSVGGGVYVNGKYTLTENIADLGGLNIAYDALQMYMKDHPNSTKAYSDTINKLFFLSFARMWRQKSTPEYLRNLAKTDSHSPNIFRVNGTLINIDAFHKVFETKPGDKMYKAPEDRIKIW; from the coding sequence ATGAAAAAATTACTTGTAATTTCGCTATTTTTAGCCAGCGTTAATTTAATTTATGCAGAAAATGAAGCTAATGAAGGCAAGGTTGCACCTGCATCAAAGACGACTGTGCAGAAAGCAACGGAGAATAAGGAGGAAACGCCTGCACCTGTTCCACAGAAAAGACCTGAAGGATTTTGGAATTTTTATGCCAAACAGCAGGCAAAGCTTGTAAAGGATAATGACAGGGCAATGTTTGAAGATGTCAGCACGAATGTCAAGGCACAGGAGGATTTTTATAACTATGTAAACGAAAACTGGGATAAAAAGACTCAAATTCCAAGCACAAAGCCTGCCTGGGGAGCGTTTTACGAACTGAATGAAAAAAATCAGGATTTTCTTCGAAACCTTATAAGGGAGCTAAAAGGAAAATCTTCATTGACTGCCGATGAACAAAAAGTAATAACGATTTATGACAGTTATTCAAATATGGAGAGAAGAAACAAGGAGGGGCTTACACCCATAAAGAATGATCTTGAAAAAATTGATGCCATAAAGAATATTGACGATCTTAAAAAATACAATGTTGAAGTTACAAAGACTGGTAGTTCTGAATTTTATGGATGGGGAGTAGGAACAGATTTGAATAACTCGAAAAATAATGCTATATATCTAGGAAGCGCAGGAATTGGGCTTTCAAGAGAATATTTTCAGAAAGATACAAGGGAAAATAGGGCAATACTTGAAGAGTATACAAGATATGTAAGTGATATGCTGAAATATCTGGGAGAATCGGATACTCTTGAAAGAGCTAAAAAAATAGTTGCATTCGAAAAACAGATTGCAAATACGTTGCTTACAAATGAAGAGCGTCATGATGTAAAAAAATATAATAATCCTGTAAAAGTAACCGATTTAGGAACATTGTCTAAAAATGTAGATTTAGCAGAATATTTGAAGCAACTGAATGTAAATACAGACAAGGTAATAATAACTGAGCTAAATTATTATAAAAATCTTGATAGATTTGTAAATGATGCAAATATTGGTGTAATCAAGGATTATATGAAATATAACTTAATAAGTTCTGCAACTGGAGTGCTAAACGATGAACTTGGAAAAAGAAGCTTTGAATTTTTTGGAAGACATCTGAATGGTCAGAAAGAAAGGGAAATACTTGAAAAAAGAGCATTAAACTTTACAAATGGAAGTCTTGGAGAAATTATCGGAAAAATCTATGTTCAACGTAATTTTTCATCTGAAGCTAAGAAAAATACGTTGCAAATGGTTGATTACATTAAGAAAGCAATGAAGAACAGAATTGAGAAACTGGACTGGATGAGCGCTGCTACTAAGAAAAAAGCGTTAGAAAAATTATCAAAAATTACTGTAAAAATCGGATATCCTGATAAATGGAGAGATTTTAGTAAAATGACAATTTCAAGCAATGATTCACTTTATGACCAGATGAAAAAAATAAGTGAATGGGAATATAATGAAGATATGAAAAAAGTTGGAAAACCAGTAGATAAAACAGAATGGCACATGTCTCCCCATACAATAAATGCCTACTATTCACCAACGAGCAACGAAATAGTATTTCCAGCAGGAATCTTGCAATTTCCATTCTACGATTATGGAAAATCAGAAATGGCAAGTAACTTTGGAGGTATTGGAACAGTTATAGGACACGAGCTTACTCATGCGTTTGATGTATCAGGAGCTTCATATGATGGTGATGGAAATGTGAGAAACTGGTGGACAGAAGAAGATAAAATGAAATTTGACGCAGCAACAAAAAAATTGGAAGATCAGTTTTCAAGATATTCAGTTGGAGGCGGTGTATATGTTAACGGAAAATATACATTGACTGAAAATATTGCTGATCTTGGAGGACTAAACATTGCCTATGATGCATTACAAATGTACATGAAAGATCATCCAAATTCTACAAAAGCATATTCGGACACAATAAACAAACTATTCTTTTTAAGCTTTGCAAGAATGTGGCGACAAAAATCAACACCAGAATACTTGAGAAATCTAGCAAAAACAGATTCTCATTCACCAAACATCTTCCGCGTAAATGGAACATTGATAAATATTGATGCTTTCCATAAGGTATTTGAAACAAAACCAGGAGATAAAATGTATAAAGCCCCAGAAGATAGAATAAAAATCTGGTAA
- the csm2 gene encoding type III-A CRISPR-associated protein Csm2, which translates to MENKTVEELVKENKNNMVTTTQLRQLLSNSVIVKNKISSKILKKKDKLSDDLLNDVKYLLIKHTYQCGRESKVKEFDKKFEISERLKKIKTKEDFDIFYRYLEEIVAYVKYYIG; encoded by the coding sequence ATGGAAAATAAAACAGTGGAAGAATTAGTAAAAGAAAATAAAAATAATATGGTTACAACAACACAGTTAAGACAACTTTTGTCAAATTCAGTAATAGTAAAAAATAAAATATCTTCAAAGATATTAAAGAAAAAAGATAAATTATCAGATGATTTATTAAACGATGTAAAATATCTTTTAATAAAGCATACATATCAATGTGGTAGAGAATCTAAAGTAAAGGAATTTGATAAAAAATTTGAAATTTCAGAAAGATTGAAAAAAATAAAAACCAAAGAAGATTTTGATATATTTTATCGTTATTTAGAAGAAATAGTAGCATATGTGAAATATTATATTGGATAA
- the csm4 gene encoding type III-A CRISPR-associated RAMP protein Csm4 yields MTYLIYKLKFPNGIHVGANNSLELTDTTVSSDVFYSAFYAEYIRIFGEHDRELFQLTENDEFKVSDLLPFKEMKTETVFYVPKPFVNDIERKQSNDENEQVVDRKKVKKLSYIPANRLNEYFEFLETRKNFPEIDNDIMLKFLDLIKIQDFILLCNYQRNGKKNLKMYWKVCR; encoded by the coding sequence ATGACTTATTTAATATATAAATTAAAATTTCCAAACGGAATTCATGTTGGTGCGAACAATTCTTTAGAATTGACAGACACAACTGTAAGTTCAGATGTTTTTTATTCTGCTTTTTATGCTGAATATATTAGAATATTTGGCGAACATGATAGAGAATTATTTCAATTAACAGAAAATGATGAATTTAAAGTATCAGATTTGTTGCCTTTTAAAGAAATGAAGACGGAAACGGTTTTTTATGTTCCAAAGCCATTTGTGAATGATATTGAAAGAAAACAAAGTAATGATGAAAATGAGCAAGTTGTAGATAGAAAAAAGGTGAAAAAGTTAAGTTATATTCCTGCAAATAGATTAAATGAATATTTTGAGTTTCTGGAAACAAGAAAAAATTTTCCTGAAATAGATAACGATATAATGTTGAAGTTTTTAGATTTAATAAAGATTCAGGACTTTATTTTATTGTGTAATTACCAGAGAAATGGCAAGAAAAATTTGAAAATGTATTGGAAAGTTTGTCGTTGA
- the csm4 gene encoding type III-A CRISPR-associated RAMP protein Csm4 encodes MIFDGEYFDIIESEDDRFINESLYKESDKYLLLSSYLPQKDEIKKIKNKENGYQLIKRSGFVNSPKYSENPQKRKQLYMISSGAVLNFKPTGRLADLKLHGNHSIYRMGKIVRYKMEMEVLTPVYIAGTDYKSKLNKKEYIYAKDRKILILIDSNKFIKFLTEKGYFEKYLSYIETQANVKENKQYDLSKFLKENGIYRNINEFKKKEYKQSLNTKNGITLVNRNVNGTSYIKGSSIKGALVNLLLVSYIIRNRNEFKDEISYIYSIIKKINNETKKKDMDEIKSKISNVVKNIEDKIFHKKEKIIIRNEKNVLTKRILKENDEKTKKFEISISDTYNTKNENFCFFKDYDEKLEENNQVKPMPVIREYINPKTRFIFDITLDFELLSETRLKINYFNEMI; translated from the coding sequence ATGATATTTGATGGAGAATATTTTGATATAATTGAGTCAGAGGATGATAGATTTATAAATGAATCTTTATATAAGGAAAGTGATAAATATTTACTGTTGTCGTCATATTTGCCACAAAAAGATGAAATTAAAAAAATAAAAAATAAAGAAAATGGCTATCAATTGATAAAAAGAAGTGGATTTGTAAATAGTCCTAAATATAGTGAAAATCCACAAAAAAGAAAACAACTTTACATGATTTCTTCAGGAGCAGTATTGAATTTTAAACCAACAGGAAGATTGGCAGATTTGAAATTGCATGGAAATCATAGTATTTATAGAATGGGAAAGATAGTTAGATATAAAATGGAGATGGAAGTTTTGACGCCTGTGTATATTGCAGGGACTGATTATAAGTCGAAATTGAATAAGAAAGAATATATTTATGCTAAAGATAGAAAAATATTAATACTGATAGATAGTAATAAATTTATTAAATTTTTAACTGAAAAAGGCTATTTTGAAAAATATTTGTCTTATATTGAAACTCAAGCCAATGTAAAAGAAAACAAACAATATGATTTGAGTAAATTTTTAAAGGAAAATGGAATATATAGAAATATAAATGAATTTAAGAAAAAAGAATATAAGCAAAGTTTAAATACAAAAAATGGGATTACTTTGGTAAATAGAAATGTAAATGGAACTTCATATATTAAAGGAAGCTCGATAAAAGGGGCTTTGGTAAATCTTTTATTGGTTAGTTATATTATAAGAAATAGAAATGAATTTAAGGATGAGATAAGTTACATATATAGCATAATAAAAAAAATAAATAATGAAACTAAAAAAAAGGATATGGATGAGATAAAAAGTAAAATTAGTAATGTGGTTAAGAATATAGAGGATAAAATATTCCATAAAAAAGAAAAAATAATTATTAGAAATGAAAAAAATGTTCTAACAAAACGTATATTAAAGGAAAATGATGAGAAAACTAAGAAGTTTGAAATATCTATATCAGATACCTATAATACAAAAAATGAAAATTTTTGTTTTTTTAAAGATTATGATGAAAAGTTAGAAGAAAATAATCAAGTAAAACCAATGCCTGTAATTAGAGAATATATTAATCCAAAAACTAGATTTATATTTGACATTACTTTAGATTTTGAATTGCTTTCAGAAACCAGATTAAAAATAAATTATTTTAATGAAATGATTTGA